In Antechinus flavipes isolate AdamAnt ecotype Samford, QLD, Australia chromosome 3, AdamAnt_v2, whole genome shotgun sequence, a genomic segment contains:
- the UBE2M gene encoding NEDD8-conjugating enzyme Ubc12: MIKLFSLKQQKKEEESAGGTKGSSKKASAAQLRIQKDINELNLPKTCEIDFSDQDDLLNFKLVICPDEGFYKAGKFVFSFKVGQGYPHDPPKVKCETMVYHPNIDLEGNVCLNILREDWKPVLTINSIIYGLQYLFLEPNPEDPLNKEAAEVLQNNRRLFEQNVQRSMRGGYIGSTYFERCLK, translated from the exons aTGATCAAGCTGTTCTCGCTGAAGCagcagaagaaggaggaggagtcgGCGGGCGGCACCAAGGGCAGCAGCAAGAAGGCCTCGGCCGCGCAGCTCCGCATCCAGAAAG ACATTAATGAGCTCAACTTGCCCAAGACCTGCGAGATTGACTTTTCTGACCAGGACGATCTCCTCAACTTCAAGCTGGTCATCTGCCCCGATGAG gGCTTCTACAAGGCTGGCAAGTTTGTGTTTAGTTTTAAG GTTGGCCAGGGGTATCCCCACGACCCACCCAAGGTGAAGTGTGAGACCATGGTTTATCATCCTAACATCGACCTCGAGGGCAATGTCTGCCTTAACATCCTCAG agaggactggaaacCAGTGCTAACGATAAACTCCATCATCTACGGGCTGCAGTACCTGTTTTTG GAGCCCAACCCCGAGGACCCCCTGAATAAGGAGGCAGCCGAGGTCCTGCAGAACAACCGGCGCCTCTTCGAGCAGAATGTGCAGCGCTCCATGCGCGGCGGCTACATCGGCTCCACATACTTCGAGCGCTGCCTCAAATAG
- the CHMP2A gene encoding charged multivesicular body protein 2a, translated as MDLLFGRRKTPEELLRQNQRALNRAMRELDRERQKLEAQEKKIIADIKKMAKQGQMDAVKIMARDLVRTRRYVSKFVMMRANIQAVSLKIQTLKSNNSMAQAMKGVTKAMGTMNRQLKLPQIQKIMMEFERQAEIMDMKEEMMNDAIDDAMGDEEDEEESDAVVSQVLDELGLSLTDELSNLPSTGGSLSVAAGGKKAEPSAALADADADLEERLKNLRRD; from the exons ATGGACCTGCTGTTTGGGCGACGCAAGACCCCCGAGGAGCTGCTGCGGCAGAACCAGCGCGCCCTGAACCGCGCCATGCGCGAGCTGGACCGCGAGCGGCAGAAGCTGGAGGCCCAGGAGAAGAAGATCATCGCCGACATCAAGAAGATGGCCAAGCAGGGCCAGATG GACGCCGTGAAGATCATGGCCCGGGACCTGGTGCGCACGCGGCGCTACGTCAGCAAGTTTGTGATGATGCGGGCCAACATCCAGGCCGTGTCCCTCAAGATCCAGACGCTCAAGTCCAACAACTCCATGGCACAGGCCATGAAGGGCGTCACCAAGGCCATGGGCACCATGAACAGGCAG CTGAAGCTGCCCCAGATCCAGAAGATCATGATGGAGTTTGAGCGCCAGGCAGAGATCATGGACATGAAGGAGGAGATGATGAATGACGCCATCGACGACGCCATGGGGGatgaggaggacgaggaggagag TGATGCCGTGGTGTCCCAAGTGCTGGACGAGCTGGGACTGAGCCTGACCGACGAACTCTCCA ACCTCCCCTCCACCGGTGGCTCCCTCTCGGTAGCGGCCGGGGGCAAGAAGGCTGAGCCTTCTGCGGCCCTGGCCGACGCCGATGCTGACCTGGAGGAGCGCCTCAAGAACCTGAGGAGGGACTGA
- the TRIM28 gene encoding transcription intermediary factor 1-beta, translating to MAASVAAGAGSPGSGDGPAGADKRGPGGPAGAASAASGGPSAPGPAASSAASAASSAAASSSAGAPSGPAAAASSASGASGPAAAASGAASGGGPSEAAELLEHCGVCRERLRPEREPRLLPCLHSVCGQCLLLGPASAPGAAAGTTAGPAAANNGGDGAVVDCPVCKQQCFAKDIVENYFMRDSGAKTAPDPKDANQCCTSCEDNAPATSYCVECSEPLCETCVEAHQRVKYTKDHTVRSTGPAKSRDGERTVYCSVHKHEPLVLFCESCDTLTCRDCQLNAHKDHQYQFLEDAVRNQRKVLASLVKRLGDKHATLQKNTKEVRTSIRQVTDVQKRVQVDVKMAILQIMKELNKRGRVLVNDAQKVTEGQQERLERQHWTMTKIQRHQEHILRFASWALESDNNTALLLSKKLIYFQLHRALKMIVDPVEPQGDMKFQWDLNAWTKSAEAFGKIVSERSGPGSMAPPRAPGKPGGNQAMDLQEGYGSYGPDDPYSAEPNVSGMKRSRSGEGEVSGLMRKVPRVSLERLDLDLTADSQPPVFKVFPGTTNEDYNLIVIERGGQPGAPGGPPMPPMAMVKEEETEAAIGAPPGVEGLETKPLLLPPLEASGPEGPHLASPSGSTSSGLEVLGGSEAAAAATAASGGPGAVDDSATVCRVCQKPGDLVMCSQCEFCFHLECHLPALQEVPGEEWSCSLCQEVVDCKDEVPLPGPESVALTPDGDTCPAKLSPTNQQKCERVLLALLCHEPCRPLHRLATDPTPSAEQPGTLDLTLIRARLQEKLSPPYSSPQEFAQDVGRMFKQFNKLTEDKADVQSIIGLQRFFETRMNEAFGDTKFSAILVEPLPPPIPGPGLAPPELVGGPSDGN from the exons ATGGCGGCGTCTGTGGCGGCAGGCGCGGGCAGCCCCGGGTCCGGGGATGGGCCCGCGGGTGCCGACAAGCGTGGGCCCGGGGGGCCCGCAGGGGCGGCCTCGGCCGCGTCCGGAGGGCCCTCGGCGCCAGGGCCCGCCGCCTCGTCCGCGGCCTCCGCCGCCTCGTCCGCCGCAGCCTCGTCGTCAGCCGGGGCACCTTCGGggcccgccgccgccgcctcctcgGCTTCGGGCGCCTCCGggcccgccgccgccgcctcggGCGCCGCCTCGGGCGGAGGGCCGAGTGAGGCAGCCGAGCTGCTGGAGCACTGCGGCGTGTGCCGCGAGCGGCTGCGGCCCGAAAGGGAGCCGCGATTGCTGCCCTGCCTGCACTCGGTATGCGGTCAGTGCCTGCTACTCGGGCCCGCCTCCGCGCCTGGCGCCGCCGCCGGCACCACCGCCGGGCCCGCCGCCGCCAACAACGGGGGCGATGGCGCGG TAGTGGACTGCCCCGTGTGCAAACAGCAGTGCTTCGCCAAGGACATCGTGGAAAACTACTTCATGCGGGACAGCGGCGCCAAGACGGCCCCGGACCCCAAGGATGCCAACCAG TGCTGCACCAGCTGTGAGGATAACGCCCCAGCCACCAGCTACTGCGTGGAGTGCTCGGAGCCCCTGTGTGAGACCTGCGTGGAGGCCCACCAGCGGGTCAAGTACACCAAGGACCACACGGTCCGCTCCACAG GCCCCGCCAAGTCCCGCGACGGTGAACGCACTGTCTACTGCTCGGTCCACAAGCACGAGCCCCTGGTGCTGTTCTGCGAGAGCTGCGATACTCTCACCTGTCGGGACTGCCAGCTCAATGCCCACAAGGACCATCA GTACCAGTTCCTGGAGGATGCAGTCAGAAACCAGAGGAAGGTCCTGGCCTCCTTGGTCAAACGCCTGGGGGACAAGCACGCCACCCTGCAGAAGAACACCAAGGAAGTGCGCACCTC CATTCGCCAAGTGACAGATGTGCAGAAGCGGGTGCAGGTGGACGTGAAGATGGCCATCCTGCAGATTATGAAGGAGCTCAACAAGCGGGGCCGCGTGCTGGTCAACGACGCCCAGAAGGTGACGGAGGGTCAGCAGGAGCGGCTGGAGCGCCAGCACTGGACGATGACCAAGATTCAGCGGCATCAGGAGCACATCCTGCGCTTCGCTTCCTGGGCCCTGGAGAGTGACAACAACACTGCCCTGCTGCTGTCCAAGAAGCTG ATTTACTTCCAGCTGCACCGAGCTCTCAAGATGATCGTGGACCCTGTGGAGCCTCAGGGCGACATGAAGTTCCAGTGGGACCTCAACGCCTGGACCAAAAGCGCCGAGGCCTTCG GCAAGATTGTTTCTGAGAGAAGTGGTCCTGGTTCCATGGCCCCGCCCCGGGCCCCTGGAAAGCCTGGAGGGAATCAG GCCATGGACCTGCAGGAGGGCTATGGGAGTTATGGCCCAG ATGACCCCTACAGCGCGGAACCCAACGTGTCCGGAATGAAAAG GTCCCGGTCCGGTGAGGGGGAGGTGAGCGGCCTCATGCGGAAGGTGCCCAGGGTGAGCCTGGAACGCCTCGATCTGGACCTGACTGCGGACAGCCAGCCCCCCGTCTTCAAAGTCTTCCCGGGGACCACTAATGAGGACTATAACCTCATTGTCATCGAGAGGGGGGGCCAGCCTGGGGCCCCAGGGGGTCCTCCTATGCCTCCCATGGCCATGGTCAAG gaggaagagacagaagctGCCATTGGAGCCCCCCCTGGGGTGGAGGGGCTGGAAACAAAACCACTGCTGCTGCCTCCCCTGGAGGCCTCGGGCCCTGAAGGCCCCCACCTGGCCTCCCCCAGCGGCAGTACCAGCTCTGGCCTGGAAGTGTTGGGAGGCTCCGAGGCGGCCGCGGCGGCCACCGCAGCCTCCGGGGGTCCCGGGGCTGTGGATGACAGCGCCACTGTCTGCCGTGTCTGCCAGAAGCCGGGTGACCTGGTGATGTGTAGCCAGTGCGAATTCTGCTTCCATTTGGAGTGTCACCTGCCTGCCCTGCAGGAGGTGCCAGG GGAGGAGTGGAGCTGTTCCCTCTGCCAGGAAGTGGTGGACTGTAAAGACGAGGTCCCTCTTCCCGGCCCCGAGAGCGTGGCCTTGACCCCCGATGGGGACACCTGCCCTGCCAAGCTGTCGCCCACTAACCAGCAG AAATGCGAGCGTGTGCTGCTGGCCCTGCTCTGCCACGAGCCATGCCGCCCCCTGCACCGACTGGCAACAGACCCCACGCCCTCGGCGGAGCAGCCTGGGACCCTGGACCTCACTCTGATCCGGGCACGCCTCCAGGAGAAGCTGTCGCCCCCCTACAGCTCCCCCCAGGAGTTTGCCCAGGATGTGGGCCGCATGTTCAAGCAATTCAATAAGCTTACAGAG GACAAAGCTGACGTGCAGTCCATCATCGGGCTCCAGCGCTTCTTTGAGACTCGCATGAACGAGGCTTTCGGGGACACCAAGTTCTCGGCTATTCTGGTGGAGCCCCTTCCTCCGCCCATCCCAGGCCCCGGCCTGGCACCTCCAGAGCTGGTGGGGGGCCCCAGTGACGGTAACTGA